In Microbacterium sp. SLBN-146, one genomic interval encodes:
- a CDS encoding LacI family DNA-binding transcriptional regulator, which produces MADVALRAGVSGQTVSRVVNDSPRVDPATRARVESAMAELGYRPHRAARALRTGRSSTVGIVVSTLSTVGNFRMLQAIADAADARGYALGVVTATGPQSLSDAFARLQEQGVDGAIVLNEATAIARDVGTPAGLRLVVVDSLPDERFGVVASDHAGGAQAATRHLLAGGHGTVWHLAGPEDSFAAAERERGWRLALAERAAPPVVRGDWSAASGYAAGRELAARDDVTAVFAANDQMALGLLRALADAGRRVPEDVAVVGFDDIADAANFRPPLATVHQDFDALGERALAALVALIDGGSPTAEVTPTQLIPRDTAPARDSPNEAPRR; this is translated from the coding sequence ATGGCGGATGTCGCCCTCCGTGCGGGGGTGTCGGGCCAGACCGTCTCGCGCGTCGTGAACGACAGCCCGCGCGTCGATCCCGCGACCCGGGCCCGCGTCGAGTCCGCGATGGCCGAGCTCGGCTACCGACCCCATCGCGCGGCACGTGCGCTCCGCACGGGACGCAGCAGCACGGTCGGCATCGTCGTGTCGACGCTCTCCACGGTCGGGAACTTCCGGATGCTGCAGGCCATCGCCGACGCGGCGGATGCCCGCGGCTATGCGCTCGGCGTCGTGACGGCGACGGGACCGCAATCGCTCTCGGACGCCTTCGCGCGCCTCCAGGAGCAGGGGGTCGACGGGGCGATCGTCCTCAACGAAGCGACCGCGATCGCCCGGGATGTCGGCACGCCGGCGGGGCTGCGGCTCGTCGTCGTCGACTCGCTGCCCGACGAGCGGTTCGGCGTCGTCGCGTCCGACCACGCGGGCGGTGCGCAGGCCGCGACGCGCCACCTCCTCGCCGGGGGGCACGGGACCGTGTGGCATCTGGCGGGACCCGAGGACTCCTTCGCCGCCGCGGAACGCGAGCGCGGATGGCGGCTCGCGCTCGCCGAGCGCGCCGCGCCTCCCGTCGTGCGGGGCGATTGGAGCGCGGCATCCGGATATGCGGCGGGCCGAGAGCTCGCCGCGCGCGACGACGTCACGGCCGTCTTCGCGGCGAACGACCAGATGGCGCTCGGCCTGCTCCGCGCGTTGGCCGACGCCGGGCGGCGGGTTCCCGAGGACGTTGCCGTCGTGGGGTTCGACGACATCGCGGATGCCGCGAACTTCCGTCCCCCGCTCGCGACGGTGCACCAGGACTTCGACGCGCTCGGCGAGCGGGCATTGGCCGCGCTGGTCGCCTTGATCGACGGCGGCTCCCCGACGGCCGAGGTGACTCCGACGCAGCTCATCCCCCGCGACACTGCGCCGGCCCGTGATTCTCCGAACGAAGCCCCTCGCCGCTGA
- the galT gene encoding galactose-1-phosphate uridylyltransferase: MADSRTPEPPQTLGAGVVKRPTRLADGRELIYYDDPDTTLGPERGVDAREATPRPATATMRRDVLTGDWISVAAARQNRAFLPPAELDPLAPQTPTNPSEIPSRYDVAVFENKSPSFGPELGDGAAADPAPRGLGLTRTSVGRCEVVCFSPEHEGSFGTQSRTRARTVIEAWADRTAALSALPGVEQVFPFENRGEAIGVTLAHPHGQIYAYPYVTPRTQTLLASIDREGPDLFDRILEMERASERVILEGEHWTAFVPFAARWPLEVHLLPHRHVADLAETTDAERDELAPLYLRLLRGVDALYDSPTPYIAAWHQAPVRHGRESARLHLQLTSPRRAADKLKFLAGSEAAMGAWIGDIPPEASAARLREAVASVPEVLS, encoded by the coding sequence ATGGCGGATTCCCGAACCCCCGAACCCCCGCAAACCCTCGGTGCGGGGGTCGTCAAGCGGCCCACGCGGCTTGCCGACGGCCGCGAACTCATCTACTACGACGACCCGGACACGACACTCGGTCCCGAGCGGGGCGTCGATGCCCGCGAAGCGACGCCTCGGCCCGCGACCGCGACGATGCGCCGCGACGTGCTGACGGGCGACTGGATCTCGGTCGCCGCCGCACGGCAGAACCGCGCCTTCCTCCCCCCGGCCGAGCTCGACCCGCTCGCGCCGCAGACACCGACGAATCCCTCCGAGATCCCCTCGCGCTACGACGTCGCGGTCTTCGAGAACAAGTCGCCGTCGTTCGGCCCCGAGCTCGGCGACGGCGCGGCCGCGGACCCCGCTCCCCGCGGCCTCGGTCTGACCCGGACCTCCGTCGGCCGCTGCGAAGTCGTGTGCTTCAGCCCCGAGCACGAGGGCTCCTTCGGCACGCAGTCGCGGACACGCGCCCGCACCGTCATCGAGGCGTGGGCGGACCGCACCGCGGCGCTCTCCGCCCTCCCCGGCGTCGAGCAGGTGTTCCCGTTCGAGAACCGCGGCGAGGCGATCGGCGTCACGCTCGCCCATCCGCACGGTCAGATCTACGCCTACCCGTATGTCACGCCGCGGACGCAGACCCTCCTCGCCTCGATCGACCGGGAGGGTCCCGACCTCTTCGACCGGATCCTCGAGATGGAACGCGCCTCCGAGCGCGTCATCCTCGAAGGCGAGCACTGGACTGCCTTCGTGCCGTTCGCCGCCCGTTGGCCCCTCGAGGTCCACCTCCTCCCGCACCGGCACGTCGCCGATCTCGCAGAGACGACGGATGCCGAAAGAGACGAGCTCGCACCTCTCTACCTGCGACTCCTCCGCGGGGTGGATGCGCTCTACGACTCGCCGACGCCGTACATCGCCGCGTGGCACCAGGCCCCTGTTCGGCACGGGCGTGAGTCGGCGCGCCTGCATCTCCAGCTGACGTCGCCGCGACGCGCCGCAGACAAGCTCAAGTTCCTCGCCGGCTCCGAAGCGGCGATGGGCGCGTGGATCGGCGACATCCCGCCCGAGGCGTCCGCCGCGCGCCTCCGCGAAGCCGTCGCATCCGTTCCGGAGGTGCTGTCATGA
- the galK gene encoding galactokinase, with amino-acid sequence MTDAARLFRDTFGSEPSGTWSAPGRANLIGEHTDYNDGFVLPFAIEHRTRVALGTRDDGRIRVVSTFDTEPVEVALAELDTFFPERRDEIPEWARYPLGVAWALGGAGRQGVDLAFSSDVPVGAGLSSSAAIENATAVALDDVWQLGLDRVDLAQAGRRAENDAVGAPTGIMDQMASMLGRADAAIFLDCRSLDANVVDLGFAAAGLDLVVIDTGVTHAHSTGGYGERRAACERGAAIMGVPALRDLSVDDLPRAQELMDDVTFRRVRHVVTENQRVLDTVRTLREEGPRAIGELLVASHSSMRDDFEISVPELDTAVEAALGAGAIGARMTGGGFGGAAIALVPHAEVPAVTDAATAAFAASGFAPPTIFTVTPSPGAARDA; translated from the coding sequence ATGACCGACGCCGCCCGTCTCTTCCGCGACACGTTCGGCTCCGAGCCGTCCGGCACCTGGTCGGCGCCCGGGCGCGCCAACCTCATCGGGGAGCACACCGACTACAACGACGGCTTCGTCCTGCCGTTCGCGATCGAGCACCGCACGCGTGTCGCCCTCGGCACGCGCGACGATGGACGCATCCGCGTCGTGTCGACGTTCGACACCGAGCCGGTCGAGGTCGCCCTCGCCGAGCTCGACACCTTCTTCCCCGAACGTCGGGACGAGATTCCCGAGTGGGCGCGCTACCCCCTCGGCGTCGCGTGGGCGCTGGGAGGCGCAGGCCGCCAGGGCGTCGACCTCGCGTTCTCCTCCGACGTTCCGGTGGGCGCGGGCCTGTCGTCGTCGGCCGCGATCGAGAACGCGACGGCCGTCGCGCTCGACGACGTGTGGCAGCTCGGCCTCGACCGGGTCGACCTCGCGCAGGCTGGGCGCCGGGCAGAGAACGACGCCGTCGGTGCCCCGACCGGGATCATGGACCAGATGGCGTCGATGCTCGGCCGAGCGGATGCCGCGATCTTCCTCGACTGCCGGAGCCTGGACGCGAACGTGGTCGACCTCGGGTTCGCTGCGGCGGGCCTCGATCTCGTCGTCATCGACACGGGCGTCACGCACGCGCACTCGACGGGCGGGTACGGGGAGCGGCGCGCGGCGTGCGAACGCGGTGCCGCGATCATGGGGGTGCCGGCGCTCCGCGATCTCTCGGTCGACGACCTCCCTCGCGCGCAGGAGCTCATGGACGACGTCACGTTCCGGCGCGTCCGTCACGTCGTGACCGAGAACCAGCGCGTGCTCGACACGGTCCGAACGCTCCGCGAGGAGGGTCCGCGCGCGATCGGCGAGCTGCTCGTGGCATCCCATTCGTCGATGCGCGACGACTTCGAGATCTCGGTTCCCGAGCTCGACACGGCCGTCGAGGCGGCACTCGGCGCGGGCGCGATCGGCGCGCGCATGACGGGCGGCGGGTTCGGCGGCGCAGCGATCGCGCTCGTCCCGCACGCGGAGGTTCCGGCGGTGACGGATGCCGCGACGGCGGCGTTCGCGGCATCCGGATTCGCTCCGCCCACGATCTTCACGGTCACGCCCTCCCCCGGCGCCGCCCGCGACGCCTGA
- a CDS encoding alpha/beta fold hydrolase, with protein sequence MAYITVGTENSADIDLFYTDQGTGDPVVLIHGFPLNGESWGKQQAALLDAGYRVITYDRRGFGQSSKVASGFDYDTFAADLQALLEDLDVTDVTLVGFSMGTGEIARYLSRYGASRVAKAAFLGSLEPYLLKTEDNPEGAGPQEFFDGIAADVRKDRYAFVKGFFADFYNLDDNLGSRISQEAVDASIQVANQAGNAGIAAAPHTWPTDFRDDIPSITVPTLILHGTADNILPIDATARRFRKLVPHATYVELEGAPHGLLWTHGDEVNEALLEFLAQD encoded by the coding sequence GTGGCATACATCACCGTCGGGACCGAGAACTCGGCCGACATCGACCTCTTCTATACGGATCAGGGCACGGGCGACCCCGTTGTCCTCATCCACGGCTTCCCCCTCAACGGCGAGTCGTGGGGCAAGCAGCAGGCGGCGCTGCTCGACGCCGGCTACCGCGTCATCACGTACGACCGACGCGGCTTCGGGCAGTCGTCGAAAGTCGCGTCGGGCTTCGACTACGACACATTCGCCGCCGACCTCCAGGCGCTTCTGGAGGACCTCGACGTGACGGATGTCACGCTCGTGGGCTTCTCGATGGGCACGGGTGAGATCGCCCGGTACCTCTCCCGCTACGGAGCGTCGCGCGTCGCGAAAGCCGCCTTCCTCGGTTCGCTCGAGCCCTACCTCCTGAAGACCGAAGACAACCCCGAGGGCGCTGGCCCCCAGGAGTTCTTCGACGGGATCGCCGCCGACGTCCGCAAGGACCGGTACGCGTTCGTGAAGGGCTTCTTCGCCGACTTCTACAACCTCGACGACAACCTCGGCTCACGCATTTCGCAGGAGGCCGTGGATGCCAGCATCCAGGTCGCCAACCAGGCCGGGAACGCGGGGATCGCCGCCGCGCCGCACACGTGGCCGACCGACTTCCGCGACGACATCCCGTCCATCACGGTGCCGACCCTCATCCTGCACGGGACCGCCGACAACATCCTGCCGATCGACGCGACGGCCCGCCGGTTCCGCAAGCTCGTGCCCCACGCGACCTACGTCGAGCTCGAGGGAGCGCCGCACGGCCTCCTGTGGACGCACGGCGACGAGGTCAACGAGGCGCTGCTGGAGTTCCTCGCCCAGGACTGA
- a CDS encoding lamin tail domain-containing protein: protein MSSRLFTRAVPAALAALAVVVGPALVATPALAAEAPAIVVNEVETAADWIELTNAGDAPVDISGFVVKDNDDTHAAVVPAGTVLAAGGFYTVDTNVGEAGFGLGRADTARVYAADGTSLLDTYSWTEHPAPSYGRCPDGTGEFVTTIAASKNAPNVCTIAASDVVRINEIESSNGTPGDWVELVNTATVPVDAAGLRVLDNDDTHVFTVASGTMIDAGGYLVIDEAQLGFGLGGADSVRLTDAGGGAVDAYSWTSHAATTYGRCPDGVGAFAVTESSTKGAANVCSPPAEAGSIVINEVESNGDDTDWVELVNIGAEPVDLSGYRFRDNDATRVPYVLPAGSVVAPGAFFVIDQATGSNPVGFDFGLGNADEVRLSLPDGVTLVAEYAWTVHAAVTYGRCPDGTAEFATTTVSTKGAPNNCGLPIVINEIESQPASGEDWVELVNIGSTTVDLGGLVVRDDNDSRGYVIPAGTTLAAGEYLLIDTLGFGLGGADTVRLFAADGATLIDAYAWTEHATYTYGRCPDPKGAFAQTLGATPGTQNLCEGVVFSEPWPGSPDVRVLDAEATFSGDLSGLEYEPSGSAAFGTLWAVQNGDGLLYKLAADDDGGWAPVTRDGWGAGKTLRYPDGTGIVDAEGVTVVGGDSSGGVYVSTERNNAAGSISRPSVLRYDVTAAGAEIAASHEWNLAADFPGLPANGGLEGITWVPDTFLVDGGFVDETTGLAYRPADYPGHGDGLFFIGVEGTASVYAYALMEDGGFERIATSPTTFALVADVTFDADLGALWVVCDESCDGRIALYEIDESGAFSASRVFERPVGMANIANEGFAVADDAVCADGRKPTFYADDNDTDGFSLRQGSLPCEASGGPGEPTPTPTPTLPSTGGPSPVAEELLTDANRGSIQAPATANAGQTISVLVGEQYAGDTVYVWLYSTPVSLGAHVVAQNGYITVTLPAGIDPGAHRLVILDAQGNVLGWTPIQIAGRLPATGSDATASVAGVVLALGLIAGGAALTVSRRRRAGRTHAAQH, encoded by the coding sequence ATGAGTTCTCGCCTGTTCACTCGCGCGGTTCCTGCCGCGCTCGCCGCGCTCGCCGTCGTTGTCGGGCCCGCCCTCGTCGCGACTCCCGCCCTCGCCGCCGAGGCCCCGGCCATCGTCGTCAACGAAGTCGAGACGGCCGCCGACTGGATCGAGCTCACCAACGCCGGTGACGCGCCCGTCGACATCTCCGGCTTCGTCGTCAAGGACAATGACGACACCCACGCGGCCGTCGTCCCCGCCGGCACGGTTCTCGCCGCGGGCGGCTTCTACACGGTCGACACGAACGTCGGCGAGGCCGGCTTCGGACTGGGCCGTGCGGACACCGCGCGCGTCTACGCGGCCGATGGCACGTCGCTCCTCGACACCTACTCCTGGACCGAGCATCCCGCGCCGAGCTACGGACGCTGCCCCGATGGGACCGGCGAGTTCGTCACCACGATCGCCGCGAGCAAGAACGCGCCGAACGTCTGCACGATCGCGGCATCCGATGTCGTACGGATCAATGAGATCGAGTCGAGCAACGGCACGCCCGGAGACTGGGTGGAGCTCGTCAACACGGCGACCGTCCCCGTGGATGCCGCGGGGCTGCGGGTGCTCGACAACGACGACACGCACGTCTTCACCGTCGCATCCGGCACGATGATCGACGCAGGCGGATACCTCGTGATCGACGAGGCGCAGCTCGGGTTCGGGCTCGGCGGCGCCGACTCGGTGCGCCTGACGGATGCCGGTGGAGGGGCCGTCGACGCGTACAGCTGGACCTCCCACGCCGCAACGACCTACGGACGCTGCCCCGACGGAGTCGGCGCGTTCGCCGTCACCGAATCCTCGACGAAGGGTGCGGCGAACGTCTGCTCCCCGCCGGCCGAGGCCGGCTCGATCGTGATCAACGAGGTCGAGAGCAACGGCGATGACACCGACTGGGTCGAGCTCGTCAACATCGGCGCCGAGCCGGTCGATCTGTCCGGCTACCGCTTCCGCGACAATGACGCGACACGCGTCCCCTACGTCCTTCCCGCCGGTTCGGTCGTCGCTCCCGGTGCCTTCTTCGTCATCGACCAGGCCACGGGATCGAACCCGGTCGGGTTCGACTTCGGCCTCGGGAACGCCGATGAGGTGCGCCTCTCACTCCCCGATGGCGTGACGCTCGTCGCGGAGTACGCGTGGACCGTGCACGCCGCCGTGACCTACGGTCGCTGCCCGGACGGCACCGCCGAGTTCGCGACGACGACCGTCTCGACGAAGGGTGCACCCAACAACTGCGGCCTCCCGATCGTGATCAACGAGATCGAGAGCCAGCCGGCCTCCGGCGAGGACTGGGTCGAGCTCGTCAACATCGGATCCACGACGGTCGACCTCGGCGGCCTCGTCGTGCGCGACGACAACGACTCCCGCGGCTACGTGATCCCCGCGGGAACGACGCTCGCGGCGGGGGAGTACCTCCTCATCGACACGCTCGGGTTCGGTCTGGGCGGCGCCGATACGGTGCGTCTGTTCGCCGCCGACGGCGCGACCCTCATCGACGCCTACGCGTGGACCGAGCACGCCACGTACACGTACGGCCGCTGCCCCGACCCGAAGGGCGCCTTCGCCCAGACGCTCGGGGCGACACCGGGCACGCAGAACCTGTGCGAAGGCGTCGTGTTCTCGGAGCCGTGGCCCGGCTCGCCCGACGTCCGCGTGCTCGACGCTGAGGCCACCTTCTCGGGTGACCTCAGCGGCCTCGAGTACGAGCCGTCGGGATCGGCAGCGTTCGGCACGCTGTGGGCTGTGCAGAACGGCGACGGCCTCCTCTACAAGCTCGCCGCTGACGACGATGGTGGCTGGGCGCCCGTCACGAGGGACGGATGGGGCGCCGGCAAGACGCTGCGCTACCCGGACGGCACGGGCATCGTGGATGCCGAAGGCGTCACGGTCGTCGGGGGCGACTCCTCCGGTGGTGTGTACGTCTCGACCGAGCGCAACAACGCGGCCGGCTCGATCAGCCGCCCGTCGGTGCTGCGCTACGACGTGACCGCGGCGGGCGCCGAGATCGCGGCGAGCCACGAGTGGAACCTCGCGGCGGACTTCCCCGGCCTTCCCGCCAACGGAGGTCTCGAGGGCATCACGTGGGTCCCCGACACCTTCCTCGTCGACGGCGGCTTCGTCGACGAGACGACCGGCCTCGCCTACCGGCCCGCCGACTACCCGGGCCACGGAGACGGACTCTTCTTCATCGGAGTGGAGGGCACGGCATCCGTCTACGCCTACGCCCTCATGGAGGACGGCGGCTTCGAGCGGATCGCGACATCGCCGACCACGTTCGCACTCGTCGCTGACGTGACCTTCGATGCCGACCTTGGAGCGCTCTGGGTCGTCTGCGACGAGAGCTGCGACGGCCGCATCGCGCTGTACGAGATCGACGAGTCGGGTGCCTTCAGCGCCTCGCGGGTCTTCGAGCGTCCTGTCGGCATGGCGAACATCGCCAACGAGGGCTTCGCCGTGGCGGATGACGCGGTGTGCGCCGACGGGAGGAAGCCGACCTTCTACGCCGACGACAACGACACCGACGGCTTCTCGCTGCGACAGGGATCGCTGCCGTGCGAGGCGTCGGGTGGTCCCGGCGAGCCGACCCCCACCCCGACCCCGACGCTTCCGTCCACGGGCGGGCCGTCGCCGGTGGCCGAGGAGCTCCTCACCGACGCGAACCGCGGGTCGATTCAGGCGCCCGCGACGGCGAATGCGGGACAGACGATCTCGGTCCTCGTGGGCGAGCAGTACGCGGGAGACACGGTTTACGTGTGGCTGTACTCCACGCCGGTCTCGCTGGGTGCGCACGTCGTCGCGCAGAACGGGTACATCACGGTCACGCTCCCCGCGGGGATCGACCCCGGCGCGCACCGCCTCGTCATCCTCGACGCGCAGGGCAATGTGCTCGGGTGGACGCCGATCCAGATCGCCGGGCGCCTCCCCGCGACGGGCTCTGACGCCACGGCGTCCGTCGCCGGAGTCGTCCTCGCGCTGGGTCTCATCGCCGGGGGTGCGGCGCTCACGGTGTCGCGTCGACGCCGTGCAGGACGGACGCACGCGGCACAGCACTGA
- a CDS encoding carboxylesterase/lipase family protein encodes MPHPDAPVATTSAGDVRGVWRGTPGASAAFLGIPFAEAPVGPLRFAAPVPHEPWEGVRDATAFGATPQRGDTGITLIPEPSIPGESTLNVNVFTPDPRADGLPVLVWIHGGGYISGSPASAWYDGRAFARDGIVTVSISYRLGFDGFGHIPGAPSNRGVRDWLAALEWVQENIAAFGGDPARVTIAGQSAGGGAVLTLLGMPAAQHLFHSAWALSAALVDVSPERARTTTARLANLAGVTPDRAGFASVPEERLRELEEKAAASDSTDRIGTAIELLAGDLPWGPVLDGDLLARPTLDSIADGIGSDKPLVIGTTDDEFTMLTDAAGPVLRVVPPALALGRLALGRATRRAYLTANAARRRLGTGPLLGRYVTDAVFRSTVVRTARARGGAPTWAYRFSWASPTKRWAVHCLDVPFWFDCLDAEGVDVIAGDDPPRGLAAAVHGSAAEFVRDGHPGWPAWSEHPGTTRIFGGPASAPDVDLDGYASVAALVSL; translated from the coding sequence ATGCCGCACCCCGACGCCCCCGTCGCGACGACGAGTGCCGGCGACGTGCGTGGGGTCTGGCGCGGCACGCCCGGAGCCTCCGCGGCCTTCCTCGGGATCCCGTTCGCCGAGGCGCCCGTCGGTCCGCTGCGGTTCGCGGCGCCCGTCCCGCACGAGCCGTGGGAGGGCGTTCGGGATGCCACCGCCTTCGGCGCGACCCCTCAACGCGGCGACACGGGGATCACGCTCATCCCCGAGCCGAGCATCCCGGGCGAATCGACACTCAACGTCAACGTCTTCACGCCCGACCCGCGGGCCGACGGCCTGCCCGTGCTCGTGTGGATCCACGGTGGCGGCTATATCTCGGGATCGCCCGCGAGCGCCTGGTACGACGGACGGGCGTTCGCGCGCGACGGAATCGTCACGGTGAGCATCTCGTACCGTCTCGGTTTCGACGGCTTCGGGCACATTCCGGGCGCACCGTCCAACCGCGGCGTGCGCGATTGGCTCGCGGCCCTGGAGTGGGTGCAGGAGAACATCGCAGCGTTCGGCGGTGACCCGGCGCGCGTCACGATCGCGGGCCAGTCGGCGGGGGGCGGCGCCGTCCTGACGCTCCTCGGAATGCCCGCCGCGCAGCACCTCTTCCACTCGGCCTGGGCCCTCTCTGCGGCGCTCGTCGACGTCTCGCCCGAGCGGGCCCGGACGACGACCGCGCGTCTCGCGAACCTCGCAGGCGTGACCCCGGATCGCGCAGGGTTCGCGAGCGTGCCGGAGGAGCGCCTGCGCGAGCTCGAGGAGAAGGCCGCGGCATCCGACTCGACGGACCGCATCGGCACGGCGATCGAGCTCCTCGCCGGCGACCTGCCCTGGGGGCCCGTGCTCGACGGCGACTTGCTCGCACGGCCGACCCTCGACTCGATCGCGGACGGCATCGGCAGCGACAAGCCGCTCGTCATCGGGACGACCGACGACGAATTCACGATGCTGACGGATGCCGCGGGCCCCGTGCTCCGCGTCGTGCCACCCGCCCTCGCACTCGGGCGCCTCGCCCTCGGCCGCGCAACCCGGCGCGCGTATCTCACCGCCAACGCCGCGCGGCGACGGCTGGGCACGGGACCGCTTCTCGGTCGCTACGTCACCGACGCGGTCTTCCGCTCGACCGTCGTTCGGACGGCACGAGCCCGCGGCGGCGCCCCCACGTGGGCGTATCGGTTCTCGTGGGCGTCACCGACGAAACGGTGGGCCGTGCACTGTCTCGACGTGCCGTTCTGGTTCGACTGCCTGGATGCCGAGGGCGTCGACGTCATCGCGGGCGACGACCCGCCCCGTGGGCTCGCCGCCGCGGTGCACGGGTCGGCGGCGGAGTTCGTCCGCGACGGTCACCCCGGGTGGCCCGCCTGGAGCGAGCACCCCGGCACGACGAGGATCTTCGGCGGACCGGCATCCGCACCCGACGTCGACCTCGACGGCTACGCGAGCGTCGCCGCCCTCGTCTCGCTCTAA